The region CAAGCGATCTCCTATAGTGATGAAAAGGTTCGAGTGGAAGATGTTCTGTCTGTAACCGGCTCAGCTTCACAAAAGCATCTTTCTGAGATGGCAGAAGCGTTTTTAGAAAAAGATGTTTCAAAAGCTCTTACATTATCGACAGAACTTTTACATGAGGGAAAAGATCCTGTTCGATTTTTAGGAGACCTTATCTACTATTACAGAGACATGCTTCTATATAAAACGGCACCTCAATTAGAAGAGCTGTTAGAGCGGGTCTCAACGGATGAAGATTTTGCACGATTAGCAGATGCTACAGCTGCAGAAGACATCTATTCGATCATCGGTCAGTTAAATGCCGCACAGCAAGAGATGAAATGGACGAACCATCCTAAGATTTTCTTAGAGACAACGTTCATCAAGATTTGTTATCAAAAACAAGAAGGGATCTCGTCACAAGCGGGGAATCCTTCTGTTGAACCGTTAATGCAAAGAATCGAACAACTAGAACAAGAACTAAAAAAGATGAAAGAAAGCGGCTGGTCATCTAATGGTTCGTCCTCCCAGACCGAAGCGGAAGCTCCAAGAGAGAAGCGAGTGATACGAGGACAAGGCGGAGCATCACAGACGCAAGTGAAAGAGATGCTCAAAAAAGCAAAGAAACCAAACCTTGTTCAGCTTAAAGGGATGTGGGGAGAGATCTTAGATAAGATCCGTTCTGAAAAAGTAAGTGCCTATGCTCTTCTTTCAGGGGCAGAGCCGGTAGCTTGTTCAGATCAAATCTTTTTGCTGGCATTTCAGCATGAAATTCACCGTCAAATGGCATCTCAAGAGAACAACAGAAGCTATGTTGAAAGCGCAGTTTATAGTACAATAGGAAAGAACCTGTCCATGCTATCCATATTGGATCCAGAATGGCAGAAACTAAAAGCTGATTTCATTAAAGAGCAACAGCAAGGTCAGCCTTCTTCTGAAGAAAAAGAAAAAACAGAAGACCCTCTCATCGCAGAGGCGATCAAATTGGTTGGCGATGATTTAATTGAGATAAAAGAAGAGGAAGAATAAAAGGAGGAATTGTACGATGATGAAAGGCAACATGAACAATATGATGAAACAAATGCAAAAAATGCAGCGTGACATGGCGAAAGCTCAAGAGGAATTAAAAGATAAAGTGATCGAAGGTACAGCTGGTGGCGGTATGGTTACCGTTAAAGCGAACGGTCACAAAGAAATCATCGACATTATCATTAAAGAGGAAGTTGTAGATCCAGATGATATCGACATGCTTCAAGACCTTGTGTTAGCAGCTACGAATGATGCACTTAAAAAAGTAGACGAATTAGTATCACAAGACATGGGCAAATTCACAAAAGGACTCAACATTCCTGGAATGTTCTAGGAATATGCTATGCATTATCCTGAACCGATCTCAAAACTGATTGAAAGCTTTATGAAATTGCCGGGCATCGGACCGAAAACGGCGGTTCGCCTGGCATTTTTCGTATTGGAAATGAAAGAAGATGACGTGCTTGATTTTGGACGAGCACTCGTTAACGCGAAACGTCAGCTTATCTATTGTTCCAACTGCTTTCATATTACTGACCGTGATCCTTGTATGATCTGCGATGATTCAAGCAGAGACCGAACGACGATCTGTGTCGTCCACGACTCCAAGGACGTTATTGCGATGGAAAAAATGAAAGAATACCGAGGACTCTATCATGTTCTCCACGGTGCTATCTCGCCAATGGACGGCGTAGGACCAGAGGATATTAAAGTCGCAGAACTGTTAAAGCGTCTAACAGATGAAGGGATTCAAGAAATTATCATGGCTACTGATCCGAACATTGAAGGAGAAGCCACTGCCATGTATATCGCAAGACTCCTAAAACCAACGGGTATTAAGATTACTCGTATTGCTCACGGCCTCCCTGTAGGTGGAGACTTGGAATATGCGGATGAAGTAACGCTATCCAAAGCGCTTGAAGGAAGAAGAGAAATCTAACTAAAGGGGTTGCTTGCATGTTTTTTTCCCGAAAAGGGCGATTGAAGCGATCCGGAGATGAAGA is a window of Fictibacillus halophilus DNA encoding:
- the dnaX gene encoding DNA polymerase III subunit gamma/tau — encoded protein: MSYQALYRVWRPQSFEDMVGQEHITKTIQNALMQDKLSHAYLFSGPRGTGKTSAAKIIAKAVNCERAPVSEPCNECDACRGITNGSISDVLEIDAASNTGVDDIRDIRDKVKFAPSSVTYKVYIIDEVHMLSTGAFNALLKTLEEPPSHVIFILATTEPHKIPATIVSRCQRFDFKRISSQSIIGRMRQIVDSNGTEVDEEALQLLARAAEGGMRDALSLLDQAISYSDEKVRVEDVLSVTGSASQKHLSEMAEAFLEKDVSKALTLSTELLHEGKDPVRFLGDLIYYYRDMLLYKTAPQLEELLERVSTDEDFARLADATAAEDIYSIIGQLNAAQQEMKWTNHPKIFLETTFIKICYQKQEGISSQAGNPSVEPLMQRIEQLEQELKKMKESGWSSNGSSSQTEAEAPREKRVIRGQGGASQTQVKEMLKKAKKPNLVQLKGMWGEILDKIRSEKVSAYALLSGAEPVACSDQIFLLAFQHEIHRQMASQENNRSYVESAVYSTIGKNLSMLSILDPEWQKLKADFIKEQQQGQPSSEEKEKTEDPLIAEAIKLVGDDLIEIKEEEE
- a CDS encoding YbaB/EbfC family nucleoid-associated protein; the protein is MMKGNMNNMMKQMQKMQRDMAKAQEELKDKVIEGTAGGGMVTVKANGHKEIIDIIIKEEVVDPDDIDMLQDLVLAATNDALKKVDELVSQDMGKFTKGLNIPGMF
- the recR gene encoding recombination mediator RecR; the protein is MHYPEPISKLIESFMKLPGIGPKTAVRLAFFVLEMKEDDVLDFGRALVNAKRQLIYCSNCFHITDRDPCMICDDSSRDRTTICVVHDSKDVIAMEKMKEYRGLYHVLHGAISPMDGVGPEDIKVAELLKRLTDEGIQEIIMATDPNIEGEATAMYIARLLKPTGIKITRIAHGLPVGGDLEYADEVTLSKALEGRREI